One genomic window of Raphanus sativus cultivar WK10039 unplaced genomic scaffold, ASM80110v3 Scaffold0290, whole genome shotgun sequence includes the following:
- the LOC130501800 gene encoding protein HYPER-SENSITIVITY-RELATED 4-like — translation MSSSDSSSAESRLATAKTVLTTAASVAATAMLAKSLVQDYLPDEVHQYISYGFRIFFGYFSSQMTIIIEEFEGFVHNEVFEAAQAYLATKISPSNKRIKVSKHEKENNYNVTVERDEEVIDTFNGVKFRWVLHCHQVESKNFHNPRDLNSTLKSEVRSFELSFHKKFKNMALESYLPFMVKRATLVKQEKKTLKIYTLDPENMYGTYSDAWTSVILDHPSTFKTLAMDSDAKRSVMGDLDQFVQRRDFYKRVGKAWKRGYLLYGPPGTGKSSLIAAMANYLNFDIYDLELSAVNNNSELRRLLIATANRSILVVEDIDCSIELKDRTTDEANKESDDGYDTRYKKVTLSGLLNFIDGLWSSCGDERIIVFTTNYKEKLDAALLRPGRMDMHIHMSYCTPSAFKALVLNYLEINEHKLFRKIEEGIEATQVSPAEIAEQLMRNENVDRILEGLIEFLKVKKIENEEDEARKEEQELENKGKATQGKDLEVKKNVEVDEQLIRSQ, via the coding sequence ATGAGTTCCTCTGACTCTTCTTCCGCGGAGTCTCGTCTAGCCACGGCTAAGACGGTTCTCACAACCGCGGCCTCCGTGGCTGCAACCGCAATGCTGGCTAAATCACTAGTCCAAGACTATTTGCCTGACGAGGTGCACCAATACATTTCCTATGGTTTCCGCATCTTCTTTGGTTACTTCTCATCCCAAATGACAATAATCATCGAAGAGTTTGAAGGGTTTGTCCACAACGAAGTCTTCGAGGCCGCCCAGGCCTATCTAGCCACCAAGATCTCTCCTTCTAACAAAAGAATCAAAGTGAGTAAACAcgaaaaagaaaacaactacAACGTCACCGTGGAACGTGACGAGGAAGTTATAGACACCTTCAACGGCGTCAAGTTCAGATGGGTCCTCCATTGCCACCAGGTTGAGTCCAAGAACTTCCACAACCCGCGGGATCTAAACTCTACACTCAAATCCGAAGTACGATCATTCGAGCTCAGCTTCCACAAGAAGTTCAAGAACATGGCTCTTGAGTCTTACTTACCCTTCATGGTCAAAAGAGCCACGTTGGTGAAGCAAGAGAAGAAAACTCTCAAGATCTACACTCTTGACCCGGAGAACATGTATGGGACTTACTCTGACGCTTGGACCTCTGTGATTCTTGACCATCCTTCGACGTTCAAAACGTTAGCAATGGATTCAGATGCCAAGAGAAGTGTAATGGGAGATCTTGACCAGTTTGTGCAGAGAAGGGATTTCTATAAAAGAGTTGGTAAAGCTTGGAAGAGAGGTTACTTGTTGTACGGTCCACCAGGTACAGGGAAGTCAAGTTTGATAGCAGCTATGGCTAATTATCTCAACTTTGATATATATGACTTAGAGTTAAGTGCGGTGAACAACAACTCTGAGCTCCGGAGATTGCTGATTGCTACTGCTAACCGCTCTATTCTTGTTGTGGAAGATATCGATTGTTCTATCGAGTTGAAAGATAGAACAACTGATGAAGCTAATAAGGAATCAGATGACGGTTATGACACACGATACAAAAAGGTGACACTCTCTGGACTGCTAAATTTCATAGATGGTCTATGGTCAAGTTGTGGCGACGAAAGGATTATAGTATTCACAACGAACTACAAAGAGAAACTTGATGCAGCGCTGTTGAGGCCAGGACGTATGGACATGCACATTCACATGTCGTATTGCACGCCGAGTGCTTTCAAAGCTCTTGTTTTAAACTATTTagagatcaatgagcataagcttTTCAGGAAGATCGAGGAAGGTATCGAGGCGACACAGGTTAGTCCAGCAGAGATAGCTGAACAACTCATGAGGAATGAGAATGTTGATAGGATTCTTGAGggtttgattgagttcttgaaAGTCAAAAAGATcgaaaatgaagaagatgaggcTAGGAAGGAAGAGCAAGAATTGGAGAACAAGGGCAAGGCCACCCAGGGCAAAGACTTGGAGGTCAAGAAAAACGTAGAGGTTGATGAACAGCTTATTAGAAGCCAGTGA
- the LOC130501801 gene encoding uncharacterized protein LOC130501801, producing MDSIDFQNMKSDKSNALRRFQSIGFLLRIAEICAALLFVCWIFTCLPFAAEFLRRLSSVVSTPLFMFFLGNSIVVALLTTTKSTVFSGGAEADIHHALIRSGDNRVSSSDGDLTGETIVFDDRQMIDAETDSNSNPTAARGEHAATEPEKQMMDTETDLNSNPTAARGDHAATEPENGSVTVTDLANDPPPPPTTKVYKRSKTEISAKQSPEMVSKPTLRRSETEKGRETVESCEEAPFPEDNLTNEEFQKTIEAFIAKQLIFRRRESLAVVIHNHN from the coding sequence ATGGATTCCATCGACTTCCAAAACATGAAATCAGATAAATCCAACGCGCTGCGTCGTTTCCAGAGCATTGGTTTCCTTCTCCGTATAGCGGAGATCTGCGCCGCTCTTCTCTTCGTCTGTTGGATTTTCACCTGCCTCCCTTTCGCCGCCGAGTTCCTCCGCCGTCTCTCTTCCGTCGTCTCCACTCCtctcttcatgttcttcctcGGGAACTCCATCGTCGTCGCTCTTCTCACCACCACCAAATCCACCGTCTTCTCCGGCGGAGCGGAAGCGGATATCCACCACGCGCTCATCAGATCCGGAGACAATCGCGTCAGTTCTTCCGACGGAGATCTGACCGGAGAGACGATCGTCTTCGACGACAGACAGATGATCGACGCGGAAACCGATTCAAATTCAAATCCAACGGCGGCGCGTGGTGAGCACGCGGCAACCGAACCGGAGAAACAGATGATGGACACGGAAACCGATTTAAATTCAAATCCAACGGCGGCGCGTGGTGATCACGCGGCCACCGAACCGGAGAATGGCTCGGTTACTGTTACTGATTTAGCGAacgatcctcctcctcctccaacgACGAAGGTTTACAAAAGAAGCAAAACGGAAATCTCCGCGAAACAGAGTCCAGAGATGGTGTCGAAACCCACGCTCCGGCGATCGGAGACGGAGAAGGGCCGTGAAACCGTCGAGTCGTGCGAAGAAGCGCCGTTTCCGGAGGATAATCTGACGAACGAAGAGTTTCAGAAAACGATCGAAGCATTCATCGCGAAACAGTTGATATTTCGTCGCCGAGAATCTCTCGCCGTCGTTATCCATAACCATAACTAA
- the LOC108855228 gene encoding lipid phosphate phosphatase epsilon 1, chloroplastic codes for MRQRGRLKKPSQVLFFTDLQPLSSSPYDSILKFPHFRQKLSSRFGNYSVFSPPLKAYPSYSSFDHPSWFLFCFPFSVSRARSMAVLVERFARRDGSEHSGSVEQEASEINGSPEIRYEMVPVSGIEAIVNSLSKWVVSILFASIVLLRHDGTALWGIIGSVSNAALSVVLKRILNQARPATTSRTDPGMPSTHAQSISFISVFAVLSVMEWLGITKVSMFLSCLILASCSYFIRLRVSQKLHTSSQVVVGAIVGSVFCIFWYTTWNSLLLEAFESSLLLQISVFLVAAALALAFATHVVLDWFRNDK; via the exons atgcgCCAAAGGGGAAGATTGAAGAAGCCCTCTCAGGTTCTTTTCTTTACTGATCTGCAACCTCTTTCTTCGTCTCCTTACGATTCCATCCTAAAGTTTCCACATTTCCGACAGAAACTTAGCTCTCGTTTTGGTAATTACAGCGTCTTCTCTCCGCCACTCAAAGCTTATCCGAGCTATAGTTCGTTCGATCATCCCTCgtggtttttgttttgttttcctttCTCTGTTTCCCGCGCTAGATCTATGGCCGTTTTAGTCGAAAGATTTGCTCGCAGAGACGGAAGCGAACACTCTGGGTCGGTCGAGCAAGAAGCTTCGGAGATCAATGGGTCTCCGGAGATCCGGTACGAGATGGTCCCGGTTAGTGGGATCGAAGCCATCGTTAATAGTCTG AGCAAATGGGTTGTGTCTATTCTGTTTGCTTCCATCGTTCTTCTGCGGCATGATGGTACCGCCTTGTGGGGAATCATTGGATCCGTTTCGAACGCGGCTCTCTCCGTGGTACTCAAACGTATACTTAACCAAGCGAGACCTGCTACGACCTCGCGAACTGATCCCGGGATGCCATCTACTCACGCCCAGTCTATCTCTTTCATATCTGTGTTTGCTGTTTTGTCTG TTATGGAATGGCTTGGAATCACTAAAGTCTCTATGTTCCTTAGCTGCCTCATACTCGCGTCGTGTTCATATTTT ATACGGTTAAGGGTTTCTCAGAAGCTTCACACAAGCAGTCAAGTGGTGGTTGGTGCAATCGTGGGTTCTGTTTTCTGCATCTTCTGGTACACAACGTGGAACTCGCTTCTCCTCGAAGCCTTCGAGTCATCTCTATTACTCCAAATATCTGTATTTCTGGTTGCAGCTGCTCTTGCGCTAGCTTTTGCAACCCATGTTGTACTTGACTGGTTCAGAAACGATAAATGA
- the LOC130501799 gene encoding uncharacterized protein LOC130501799: MPTFSAIALDRMLEPGAASTSVTKSYYSKPPISKVDKGKITNERTFTRPKMSPSLYATPDAIPLPNSPSSFPPSPYIINHKSRGPPRLLKSSSEANVASQQQKVSDDEGVVTGNAEVKASPRRKSTSFSFPTGEPTEEDFDGPFGSWSGKSGLDKAANGFERGNNLPEHVTAKAEKESDCEDFYDPGESASFTSNTEVEGEEGSQRLATPVGEFYDAWDELSTDSGMQSSTNNIESELREIRLSLLMEIEKRKQTEEALEQMQSHWLKLREQLAQVGLFIPINPTTSTSNMNLSEELHCQLEVARFVSDSLSRGMAKAEAEMVMESRLETKNFEITRLSDRVHYYEAVNREMSQRNQEAIEVARRKRQKRKKRQRWIWGSIAATITLGSGALAWSYIPTASKPVSEVSQTLKDD; encoded by the exons ATGCCTACTTTCTCTGCTATTGCTTTGGATAGAATGCTAGAGCCAGGGGCCGCTTCCACGTCCGTTACTAAATCCTATTATTCAAAGCCACCAATATCAAAGGTGGATAAAGGTAAAATAACTAATGAGAGGACATTCACTCGTCCTAAGATGTCACCTTCTCTCTACGCCACTCCCGATGCAATCCCACTACCTAACTCCCCGTCTTCCTTCCCGCCGTCGCCTTACATCATCAACCACAAGTCTCGCGGCCCGCCGCGCCTTTTGAAAAGCTCCTCCGAGGCTAATGTGGCTTCCCAGCAGCAGAAGGTCTCGGATGATGAAGGTGTTGTCACTGGTAATGCAGAGGTAAAGGCTTCACCTAGGAGGAAGTCTACTTCCTTCTCGTTTCCTACAGGTGAGCCTACCGAAGAGGATTTTGATGGTCCTTTTGGGAGTTGGAGTGGAAAGTCGGGTTTGGATAAGGCTGCCAATGGTTTTGAACGGGGGAACAATCTTCCGGAGCATGTCACTGCCAAAGCAGAAAAGGAGAGTGACTGTGAAGATTTCTATGACCCAGGTGAGTCAGCAAGCTTCACAAGTAACACAGAGGTAGAGGGTGAGGAAGGTTCACAAAGACTTGCTACACCTGTGGGAGAGTTTTATGATGCTTGGGATG AACTATCAACCGACAGTGGAATGCAGAGTTCAACTAACAACATTGAGTCTGAACTAAGGGAGATAAGGCTTAGTTTACTAATGGAAATCGAGAAGAGAAAACAAACGGAGGAGGCTCTAGAGCAGATGCAATCACATTGGCTGAAACTCCGTGAGCAGCTGGCCCAGGTCGGTCTGTTCATTCCTATCAATCCCACCACCTCCACCAGCAACATGAACCTATCGGAAGAACTACATTGCCAACTCGAGGTTGCTAGGTTTGTCTCCGACTCTCTAAGCAGAGGTATGGCCAAGGCAGAGGCAGAGATGGTGATGGAATCTAGGCTCGAAACTAAGAACTTTGAGATCACAAGATTGTCTGACCGTGTACACTACTACGAAGCCGTGAACCGAGAAATGTCCCAACGAAACCAAGAGGCCATAg AGGTGGCACGACGTAAGAggcagaagagaaagaagaggcaGAGATGGATATGGGGCTCAATCGCAGCAACCATTACTCTTGGAAGCGGGGCGTTGGCATGGTCTTACATTCCTACTGCATCAAAACCTGTTTCCGAAGTATCACAAACTCTTAAGGATGATTGA
- the LOC108853603 gene encoding uncharacterized protein LOC108853603, translated as MFRAMSTRKIHSGYEKLVEEEPILNSVDGNSRDPVQEMKKTPTEKRKGGSVHPLLSLFNVPFQRKKKKKKSFATEKPTGGSVHPLLSLFNVRFQRKKKKTTKKKSLDTAKPEFARYMEYVKEGGVWDPNSNAPAIHYR; from the coding sequence ATGTTTAGAGCCATGAGCACCAGAAAAATCCACAGCGGCTACGAAAAACTCGTGGAAGAAGAACCAATATTGAATAGTGTAGATGGTAATTCAAGAGACCCGGTTcaagagatgaagaagacacCGACGGAGAAACGAAAGGGTGGTTCGGTTCATCCTTTGCTAAGTTTATTCAATGTTCCTtttcagaggaagaagaagaagaagaagagttttgCGACGGAGAAACCAACCGGTGGTTCTGTTCATCCTTTGCTAAGTTTATTCAACGTACGTTTTCagaggaaaaagaagaagacgacgaagaagaagagtttggaTACGGCGAAACCGGAGTTTGCAAGGTATATGGAGTATGTGAAGGAAGGAGGTGTGTGGGATCCGAATTCTAATGCACCTGCGATTCATTACAGATAG
- the LOC108851822 gene encoding zinc-finger homeodomain protein 7 has product MEHGGSCNAITTTTITLKAKPHSNPDPKDKPVSDPFLIKKENQKPTTRGDQAAKYKECQKNHAALTGGHVVDGCCEFMPGGEEGTQGALKCAACNCHRSFHRKEVYGHRNSTREELISTAVYKAIQPRGVYPTSEIGRRASSSSEDMKKILNQNTDGKDSMRKKKRVRTKISEEQKKKMKEFAERLGWSMQKKDEEEIDKFCRTVNLRRQVFKVWMHNNKQAMKRNGNLNL; this is encoded by the coding sequence ATGGAGCATGGAGGAAGCTGCAATGCAATTACTACCACAACAATAACCTTAAAAGCAAAACCACATTCCAACCCGGATCCGAAAGACAAACCCGTTTCAGATCCATTCTTGATCaagaaagaaaaccaaaagCCAACGACACGTGGCGACCAAGCAGCCAAGTACAAGGAGTGTCAGAAGAACCACGCCGCCTTAACCGGAGGACACGTGGTGGACGGATGCTGCGAGTTCATGCCCGGAGGTGAAGAGGGCACGCAAGGTGCGCTAAAATGCGCAGCCTGCAATTGCCACCGGAGTTTCCACAGGAAGGAAGTCTACGGACATAGAAACAGTACACGAGAAGAGCTGATATCTACGGCGGTTTACAAGGCGATCCAGCCACGTGGAGTTTATCCAACTAGTGAGATTGGACGGAGGGCTTCGTCGTCGAGCGAGGATATGAAGAAGATATTGAACCAAAATACTGATGGAAAAGATtcgatgaggaagaagaagagggtaAGGACAAAGATCAGTGaagaacaaaagaagaagatgaaggagtTTGCAGAGAGGCTAGGGTGGAGTATGcagaagaaagatgaagaagagattgataagTTTTGTAGGACTGTGAATCTGAGGAGACAGGTTTTCAAAGTGTGGATGCATAATAACAAGCAAGCAATGAAGAGGAACGGTAATTTAAACTTGTGA